In Penaeus chinensis breed Huanghai No. 1 chromosome 2, ASM1920278v2, whole genome shotgun sequence, the following proteins share a genomic window:
- the LOC125031222 gene encoding uncharacterized protein DDB_G0271670-like — SSSSSPSPPSLSPSPSSSSSSSSPSSSSSSSSSSPSPPSLSPSPSSSSSSSSPSSSSLSPSPSSSSSSSSSPSPPSMSPSPSSSSSSSSPSSSSSSSSSSPSPPSLSPSPSSSSSSSSPSSSSSSSSSSPSPPSLSPSPSSSSSSSSPSSSSLSPSPSPSSSSSSPSPSPPSLSPSPSSSSSSSSPSSSSSSSSSSSPSPPSMSPSPSSSSSSSSPSSSSSSSSSSSPSPPSLSPSPSSSSSSSSPSS, encoded by the coding sequence tcctcctcctcctcaccatcaccaccatcactgtcaccatcgccatcatcgtcgtcctcctcctcctcaccatcatcgtcctcctcatcctcctcctcctcaccatcaccaccatcactgtcaccatcgccatcatcgtcgtcctcctcctcctcaccatcatcgtcatcactgtcaccatcaccatcatcgtcctcctcctcctcctcctcaccatcaccaccatcaatgtcaccatcgccatcatcgtcgtcctcctcctcctcaccatcatcgtcctcctcctcctcctcctcctcaccatcaccaccatcactgtcaccatcgccatcatcgtcgtcctcctcctcctcaccatcatcgtcctcctcctcctcctcctcctcaccatcaccaccatcactgtcaccatcgccatcatcgtcgtcctcctcctcctcaccatcatcgtcatcactgtcaccatcaccatcaccgtcctcctcctcctcctcaccatcaccatcaccaccatcactgtcaccatcgccatcatcgtcgtcctcctcctcctcaccatcatcgtcctcctcctcctcctcctcctcctcaccatcaccaccatcaatgtcaccatcgccatcatcgtcgtcctcctcctcctcaccatcatcgtcctcctcctcctcctcctcctcctcaccatcaccaccatcactgtcaccatcgccatcatcgtcgtcctcctcctcctcaccatcatcg